One Natrinema marinum genomic window carries:
- a CDS encoding MaoC/PaaZ C-terminal domain-containing protein: MSDQDSRYFEELDVGEEFDCGSIDVEKAEMLEFAERYDPQPFHVDEGAAAESMYGDLIASGWLTCALTARLLVTGYMNRNATLGGNGMDEVRWHQPVYAGDTLSVHVELVEKEAGDNPTFGHTRVKITTTNQDDSIVLTMYGLGLVEKRNAA, from the coding sequence ATGTCAGACCAAGACAGCCGATATTTCGAGGAGCTGGATGTCGGTGAGGAGTTCGACTGCGGGAGTATCGACGTCGAGAAAGCGGAGATGCTCGAGTTCGCCGAGCGATACGACCCGCAACCGTTCCACGTCGACGAGGGGGCCGCGGCGGAATCGATGTACGGCGACCTCATCGCGAGCGGTTGGCTGACGTGCGCGCTCACGGCCCGGTTGCTGGTCACGGGCTACATGAACAGGAACGCCACGCTCGGCGGGAATGGGATGGACGAAGTTCGCTGGCACCAGCCCGTATACGCGGGGGATACTCTGTCGGTTCACGTCGAGCTGGTCGAAAAGGAGGCGGGGGACAATCCGACGTTCGGACACACGAGGGTAAAGATCACTACGACGAACCAGGACGACAGCATCGTGCTTACGATGTACGGCCTCGGACTGGTCGAAAAGCGCAACGCAGCGTGA
- a CDS encoding sodium:solute symporter family protein, producing MNAVAIQLSIIVGYLLIALAVGLVAYRLTDRTAEDFYLASRTLGTVVLLFTTFATLLSAFTFFAGPNIAYAQGPEWILVMGLMDGVIFAILWYVIGYKQWLLGQRYGYVTLGEMLGDRFGSRYLRGLVAGVSLVWLFPYVMLQQVGAGTALEALTNGAISYAAGAGLITVFMILYVVAAGMRGVAWTDTLQGAFMLVTTWVALLWVLAAVGGPGAATEALAANPDTAGYLSLGGGVYTVPWILSTAITIGFGVAMFPQVNQRFFAAGSRTVIKRSLALWPILCVLLFVPAFMLGAWAAGLGVAMPESGNILPAVLAEYTPVWFAALVIAGAMAAMMSSSDSMLLSGSSYMTRDLYRPFVERDLSDRREDLLARGGVAAFATAAFVASLFQPATLFEIGDAAFSGFAQLALPVLLALYWRGTTRAGITAGVLVSQGFYLVTLFVTWLVTLIELFSVVPVVGGFTTPLTALVTTVFQGSYFGWTAGLVGMGLGLLVTVVVSQVTSPAAAERRAIYFEESGAD from the coding sequence TCGCGATTCAGCTGTCGATCATCGTCGGCTATCTCCTGATCGCGCTCGCGGTCGGGCTGGTCGCCTACCGGCTGACCGACCGCACCGCCGAGGATTTCTACCTCGCGAGTCGCACTCTCGGGACGGTCGTCTTGCTGTTCACGACCTTCGCGACGCTCCTGTCGGCGTTTACCTTCTTCGCGGGACCGAACATCGCCTACGCGCAGGGCCCCGAGTGGATTCTCGTCATGGGGCTGATGGACGGGGTCATCTTCGCCATCCTCTGGTACGTCATCGGCTACAAGCAGTGGCTGCTGGGCCAGCGATACGGCTACGTCACGCTCGGCGAAATGCTCGGCGACCGCTTCGGCTCGCGGTACCTGCGTGGGCTCGTCGCCGGCGTCAGTCTGGTGTGGCTCTTCCCCTACGTCATGCTCCAGCAGGTCGGGGCCGGCACCGCCCTCGAGGCGCTGACCAACGGCGCGATCTCCTACGCCGCGGGAGCCGGGCTGATCACCGTGTTCATGATCCTCTACGTCGTTGCCGCCGGAATGCGCGGGGTCGCCTGGACCGACACGCTGCAGGGCGCGTTCATGCTGGTCACGACCTGGGTCGCGCTGCTGTGGGTCCTCGCGGCCGTGGGCGGCCCCGGCGCGGCGACCGAGGCGCTCGCCGCCAACCCCGACACCGCCGGCTACCTCTCGCTCGGCGGCGGCGTCTACACGGTCCCGTGGATCCTGTCGACGGCGATCACGATCGGCTTCGGCGTCGCGATGTTCCCGCAGGTTAACCAACGATTCTTCGCGGCGGGCTCTCGGACCGTCATCAAACGCTCGCTCGCCCTCTGGCCGATCCTCTGTGTCCTCCTGTTCGTCCCGGCGTTCATGCTCGGCGCGTGGGCCGCCGGCCTCGGCGTCGCGATGCCCGAGAGCGGAAACATCCTCCCGGCCGTCCTCGCCGAGTACACGCCGGTCTGGTTCGCCGCGCTCGTCATCGCGGGCGCGATGGCCGCGATGATGTCCTCCTCGGACTCGATGCTGCTCTCCGGGTCGTCGTATATGACGCGCGATCTCTACCGCCCGTTCGTCGAACGGGACCTCTCCGATCGCCGTGAAGATCTGCTGGCCCGCGGCGGTGTTGCGGCCTTCGCCACCGCGGCGTTCGTCGCCAGCCTGTTTCAGCCCGCGACGCTGTTCGAGATCGGTGACGCTGCCTTTAGCGGATTCGCCCAGCTCGCCCTCCCAGTCCTGCTCGCGCTCTACTGGCGGGGGACCACTCGAGCCGGGATCACCGCGGGCGTCCTCGTGAGTCAGGGCTTCTATCTCGTGACCCTGTTCGTAACGTGGCTCGTAACCCTCATCGAACTGTTCAGCGTCGTTCCCGTTGTCGGTGGATTCACGACGCCGCTCACGGCCCTCGTGACGACGGTGTTTCAGGGATCGTATTTCGGCTGGACGGCCGGCCTCGTCGGCATGGGACTTGGTCTGCTCGTCACCGTCGTCGTCTCGCAGGTCACGTCGCCGGCGGCCGCCGAGCGCCGCGCGATCTACTTCGAGGAGTCGGGCGCGGACTGA
- a CDS encoding FAD-dependent oxidoreductase, whose translation MSGKYDLVIVGGGISGASLLYTTAKFTDIESIALIEKEAEIAAINSHHTNNSQTLHFGDIETNYTLEKAEEVKEGAELLAGYLENHDPDREMHAKRSKMVLGVGDEEVDKLEQRYDDEGFGDLFPKLEPIGREEIAEIEPKVVEGRDPSKDMLALQTSDGYVVDYGETTKSFVDEAREEAHVDVFTGTKVKDITPTLEGYTIETSAGRFDCDATVVAAGSHSLQIAKELGYGQDKVLLPVAGSFFLADDLLNGKVYTLQMKKLPFAAVHGDADVHDDSITRFGPTAKLVPALERGRISTVTDFLDVFGLNAAAFLSYANILSDRILLPYVLRNLVYDLPEVGPKQFLPHVQKVVPSVELDDIERAKGYGGVRPQIVDTKNKSLDMGEAKIVGDDIIFNITPSPGASTCLKNAMRDTHTLLEFLGDEYEFDESAFREETIGNFPRAN comes from the coding sequence ATGTCTGGCAAGTATGACCTCGTTATCGTCGGTGGCGGAATCAGTGGTGCGTCTCTCCTGTACACCACTGCGAAGTTTACCGACATCGAATCCATCGCACTGATCGAGAAGGAAGCCGAGATCGCGGCGATCAACTCCCATCACACGAACAACTCTCAGACCCTCCACTTCGGGGACATCGAGACCAACTACACCCTCGAGAAAGCCGAGGAGGTCAAAGAGGGTGCGGAGCTCCTCGCCGGCTACCTCGAGAACCACGACCCCGATCGGGAGATGCACGCAAAGCGCAGCAAGATGGTCCTCGGTGTCGGCGACGAGGAAGTCGACAAGCTGGAGCAGCGCTACGACGACGAAGGCTTCGGCGACCTCTTCCCGAAGCTGGAGCCGATCGGCCGCGAGGAGATCGCCGAGATCGAGCCGAAGGTCGTCGAGGGCCGCGATCCCTCGAAGGATATGCTCGCCTTGCAGACCTCCGACGGCTACGTCGTCGACTACGGCGAGACGACGAAATCGTTTGTTGATGAGGCACGCGAGGAAGCCCACGTCGACGTTTTCACCGGGACGAAGGTAAAAGATATCACGCCGACGCTCGAGGGTTACACGATCGAAACGAGTGCCGGCCGGTTCGACTGCGACGCGACCGTCGTCGCCGCCGGCTCGCACAGCCTCCAGATCGCGAAGGAACTCGGCTACGGCCAGGACAAGGTCTTGCTCCCCGTCGCCGGGAGCTTCTTCCTCGCCGACGACCTCCTGAACGGGAAGGTCTACACGCTCCAGATGAAGAAGCTGCCCTTCGCGGCCGTCCACGGCGACGCGGACGTCCACGACGACAGCATCACGCGCTTTGGCCCGACCGCGAAGCTCGTCCCGGCCCTCGAGCGCGGCCGCATCTCGACCGTCACCGACTTCCTCGACGTCTTCGGGCTGAACGCGGCGGCGTTCCTGAGCTACGCCAACATCCTCTCGGACCGCATTCTGCTGCCCTACGTCCTCCGGAACCTCGTCTACGACCTCCCCGAGGTCGGCCCGAAGCAGTTCCTCCCGCACGTCCAGAAGGTCGTCCCGAGCGTCGAACTCGACGACATCGAGCGCGCGAAGGGCTACGGCGGCGTCCGACCCCAGATCGTCGACACGAAGAACAAGTCCCTTGACATGGGCGAGGCCAAGATCGTCGGTGACGACATCATCTTCAACATCACGCCGTCGCCGGGCGCCTCGACCTGTCTCAAGAACGCGATGCGTGACACCCACACGCTGCTCGAGTTCCTCGGCGACGAGTACGAGTTCGACGAGTCGGCGTTCCGC